One stretch of Thermanaerosceptrum fracticalcis DNA includes these proteins:
- a CDS encoding potassium channel family protein has protein sequence MSVYRKLILSIIIIGLLLLLGTLGYIFLEGWNTLDAFYMTVITISTVGFKEVGELSRAGRLFTVFLIFSSVGTVAYSFGSLIIFVLEGRFRILLKEKRMEK, from the coding sequence ATGTCAGTTTATAGGAAATTAATCCTCAGTATTATCATAATTGGTTTGTTGCTTCTCCTGGGTACTCTGGGTTATATTTTTCTGGAAGGATGGAACACGCTTGATGCCTTCTACATGACGGTGATTACTATCTCTACAGTGGGGTTTAAAGAGGTAGGCGAACTTTCCCGGGCAGGGCGTCTTTTTACCGTCTTTTTAATTTTTTCCAGTGTGGGTACAGTGGCTTATAGTTTTGGCAGTCTAATTATTTTTGTCCTGGAAGGACGATTTAGAATTTTATTAAAGGAGAAGCGTATGGAAAAATAG
- the yqeB gene encoding selenium-dependent molybdenum cofactor biosynthesis protein YqeB — protein MSSQPVIIRGGGDLATGIAHRLFQSGFPVVILEIPQPTVIRRTVAFAQSVYDGQTTIEGVTAVLVSTPGEALEKMTEGFIPVLIDPFGQHIPQLHPLALVDAIIAKRNLGTYRGQAPIVIGVGPGFAAGKDVDAVIETSRGHDLGRVIYQGEALPDTGIPGDIGGFTVERIIRAPGTGVFQGLVEIGSSVEKDQIIGEVHGSPVLAPITGIVRGIIAQGAHVKQGMKIGDVDPRGKKEYCYTISDKARAIGGGVLEAILHLRQSKKL, from the coding sequence TTGTCATCTCAACCCGTCATCATCCGCGGGGGAGGCGATTTGGCCACAGGCATCGCCCACCGCCTTTTCCAGAGCGGTTTTCCCGTTGTCATCCTGGAAATACCGCAACCTACCGTCATCCGCCGCACAGTGGCATTTGCCCAGTCCGTCTATGATGGGCAAACAACCATTGAAGGCGTAACAGCCGTTCTTGTTTCCACTCCCGGTGAAGCCCTTGAAAAAATGACAGAAGGATTTATTCCTGTTTTAATTGACCCTTTCGGGCAACATATCCCACAGCTTCATCCCCTGGCCCTGGTGGATGCCATTATCGCCAAGCGTAATTTAGGTACCTACAGAGGACAGGCCCCCATTGTCATCGGTGTGGGACCGGGTTTCGCTGCAGGTAAGGATGTGGATGCCGTCATCGAAACAAGCCGGGGCCATGATCTGGGAAGAGTTATCTACCAGGGTGAAGCTTTACCGGATACCGGCATTCCCGGAGATATCGGAGGCTTCACAGTAGAACGTATTATCAGGGCTCCTGGGACAGGAGTATTTCAGGGGCTGGTAGAGATCGGCTCCTCCGTAGAAAAGGACCAGATCATAGGGGAAGTCCACGGCAGCCCAGTACTGGCACCTATTACGGGTATCGTACGCGGCATTATTGCCCAGGGGGCCCACGTAAAACAGGGCATGAAAATCGGTGATGTAGACCCCCGGGGCAAAAAGGAATACTGCTACACTATTTCCGATAAAGCCCGGGCCATCGGTGGAGGGGTTTTGGAAGCCATTCTCCATCTCAGGCAGAGCAAAAAACTATAA
- a CDS encoding peptidase dimerization domain-containing protein: protein MLYVEMRVKAAATDYHSRFAPVIPNAVWRLVWAISTLKGANEKILIEGFYDKVRSIPEEEYGALKDLAAQEDKIRKRAQIKELLNGVTGIDFANQLFNAPTCTICGIESGYTKEGQKIVLPSTAMAKIDFRLTVDQDPEEILQLLRKHLDKHGFQDVEIHTLSTAKPAKTPITSPFVKVVLEAGALVYDKPFVIEPSSAGTGPRYVFSSWTDMPIASIGPGYAGSLNHAPDENIVLEDYRQALKGSKPNSC from the coding sequence ATGCTCTATGTGGAAATGAGGGTAAAAGCCGCCGCTACAGACTACCATTCCCGTTTTGCTCCCGTTATTCCCAATGCGGTGTGGAGACTTGTTTGGGCCATTTCCACACTCAAAGGTGCAAATGAAAAAATACTCATTGAAGGATTTTATGATAAGGTTAGGTCTATTCCTGAAGAAGAATATGGTGCTTTAAAAGACCTGGCAGCCCAGGAAGACAAAATAAGAAAGCGGGCCCAGATAAAGGAATTATTAAACGGGGTAACAGGAATAGACTTTGCCAATCAACTTTTTAATGCGCCTACCTGTACCATTTGCGGGATAGAATCGGGATATACCAAAGAAGGCCAAAAGATAGTACTTCCCTCTACAGCCATGGCTAAGATTGATTTTCGCCTGACCGTGGACCAGGATCCTGAGGAAATTCTTCAATTGCTAAGAAAACATCTGGATAAGCACGGGTTCCAGGATGTAGAAATACATACCTTGAGTACTGCCAAACCGGCCAAGACTCCTATTACTTCACCGTTTGTTAAGGTTGTCTTGGAGGCAGGAGCTTTAGTCTATGACAAACCTTTTGTCATTGAACCAAGTTCCGCCGGGACCGGTCCCCGCTATGTTTTCAGTAGCTGGACCGATATGCCTATTGCCTCTATAGGCCCAGGATATGCAGGTTCTCTTAATCACGCACCTGATGAGAATATTGTCCTGGAAGACTACCGGCAAGCCTTGAAAGGTAGCAAACCAAACTCCTGCTGA
- a CDS encoding TRAP transporter permease, translating into MDTNKDMNLDDFERQQRQLSGFNAKVVFLIGLTFGIFQIIVLSVYPIDPWVFRALHFAGAGAIGFLTYSAIKGKSTSRPTIIDFVMASLLLASSIYITVNYVEMLDRVGVAPTSWDLFFGAVAILCLLEITRRTTGWALPILAVFFLGYTYFGKIFPGELWHRGYSLERIISYMFSMDGIYNIPLGVSANYVFIFILFGAFLEVTGSGKFFIDLSYSIAGRFRGGPAKVAVISSAMMGSINGSAVANVASTGAFTIPLMKRVGYKAQFAGAVEAVASTGGQILPPVMGAGAFIMADITGISYSTIIIAAMVPALLYFLAVIFMVDFEAGKLGLVGLPKSELPDTLKVLKERGYLLIPLIVMLLSLLVLQNSPVRAAILSIGSLIILSWFTKSEKIFLKQFFEAVSNAMKGMASIAATTACAGIIVGVFSLTGLGAKIASFVIVISGGNVAVALFLVMMLCLLLGMGLPTVAAYALAASTVAPALVDLGVPLLATHLFIFYFACMSTITPPVCLSAFAGAAIAKADPMEVGWQALKLGSTSFIIPFMFMIDSTLLLHGDVATIIIDITSAIIGIIALSAGVSGFLANKISALERSLFIIAALLLMTPQITISIPGFILFCILCYLNLKKKTSKQELCSWWK; encoded by the coding sequence ATGGATACTAATAAGGATATGAATTTAGATGACTTTGAAAGACAACAAAGACAGCTTAGTGGTTTTAATGCAAAGGTAGTGTTTTTGATAGGACTTACTTTTGGAATTTTTCAAATAATTGTACTTTCTGTATATCCAATAGATCCTTGGGTTTTTAGAGCCCTTCACTTTGCAGGGGCTGGGGCTATTGGCTTTTTAACATATTCTGCAATTAAGGGCAAATCAACGTCAAGACCTACAATTATTGACTTTGTAATGGCTTCATTACTACTAGCCTCAAGTATCTATATAACGGTTAACTATGTTGAAATGCTTGACAGGGTTGGCGTTGCTCCTACCTCATGGGACTTGTTTTTTGGAGCTGTAGCAATATTGTGTTTGCTTGAAATAACTAGAAGGACGACAGGATGGGCACTACCGATATTAGCAGTATTTTTTTTAGGTTATACTTATTTCGGGAAAATCTTTCCCGGAGAACTTTGGCATCGTGGATATAGTCTTGAGAGGATTATAAGCTATATGTTCAGTATGGACGGAATTTATAATATACCTTTGGGTGTCTCAGCTAACTATGTATTTATATTTATATTGTTTGGTGCATTTCTTGAAGTAACAGGAAGTGGGAAATTTTTCATTGACTTATCTTATTCAATTGCAGGTCGTTTCCGTGGAGGACCGGCAAAAGTGGCTGTTATTTCTAGCGCAATGATGGGTTCAATAAACGGGAGTGCTGTTGCGAATGTTGCAAGTACCGGAGCCTTTACAATACCTTTGATGAAAAGAGTGGGGTATAAGGCACAATTTGCCGGTGCCGTTGAAGCTGTAGCTTCAACTGGAGGACAAATACTGCCTCCGGTGATGGGGGCCGGTGCGTTCATAATGGCAGATATTACAGGTATTAGCTATTCAACCATAATTATTGCTGCAATGGTACCAGCATTACTATATTTCCTAGCTGTTATATTTATGGTTGATTTTGAAGCTGGAAAGCTTGGTCTGGTAGGATTACCAAAAAGCGAGCTGCCTGATACACTGAAAGTTCTTAAAGAGCGTGGTTATTTGCTTATACCTTTAATAGTAATGCTTTTATCATTACTTGTCTTACAAAATTCACCAGTTCGTGCTGCTATATTATCAATTGGATCCCTGATTATATTAAGTTGGTTTACAAAAAGCGAAAAAATATTCCTGAAACAATTCTTTGAGGCAGTTAGTAATGCTATGAAAGGAATGGCATCAATTGCCGCTACTACTGCCTGTGCTGGTATTATAGTCGGTGTTTTTTCTTTGACAGGATTAGGAGCAAAAATTGCATCTTTTGTAATCGTTATATCTGGGGGTAATGTGGCGGTAGCGTTATTTCTAGTTATGATGCTTTGTCTTTTATTAGGCATGGGACTACCTACTGTTGCCGCATACGCACTAGCGGCAAGTACAGTCGCACCAGCGCTAGTAGACCTAGGAGTACCGTTACTAGCCACCCATCTCTTTATTTTTTACTTTGCCTGTATGTCTACTATTACACCGCCGGTATGTTTATCTGCATTTGCTGGAGCCGCAATTGCGAAAGCTGATCCTATGGAAGTAGGTTGGCAGGCATTAAAACTTGGAAGCACGTCGTTTATTATTCCTTTTATGTTTATGATTGACAGTACTTTATTACTACATGGTGATGTGGCGACCATTATTATTGACATAACCAGTGCAATTATTGGAATTATAGCACTGTCCGCTGGAGTGAGCGGGTTCTTGGCTAATAAAATCAGTGCACTAGAACGCAGCCTTTTTATAATAGCGGCCCTTTTGTTAATGACTCCGCAAATAACAATATCTATTCCAGGGTTTATACTGTTTTGTATTCTTTGCTACTTAAATCTGAAAAAAAAAACTTCAAAACAGGAGTTATGCAGTTGGTGGAAATAA
- a CDS encoding TAXI family TRAP transporter solute-binding subunit has protein sequence MKKYFKSMVLILLCVSLFLLISGCGQSESKTSDSKTDISNKKDWPKGIAVSSAPLGGTFHVYATAWASIINKNLGIATNVEATAGPIANLQLVDNGQSDVGLVTMGPAYEAYNGIGWTDKKHQNIRTIFPMYVSYLHWFVAPNTNIKTVADFEGKVVGTGARGGTPDYYTVKILDDLGIKASRIINSSFSEYANLMADKTIHAFGVFAPTGHPTGAEVIRTQNAKVMGLGEKSKELAKKYGITSGIMKAKSYEGQTEDIETLTIYSAFAVNKNLPDSLVYELVKTTFEQKNELQKAVIQAAELNLDIVPDSITAVPLHPGAIKYYDEKGVKLPKSAYPPEYSK, from the coding sequence TTGAAAAAGTATTTTAAATCAATGGTTTTGATTCTGTTATGTGTATCCTTGTTTTTGCTTATTTCTGGATGCGGGCAGTCTGAAAGTAAAACATCTGATAGTAAAACTGATATTTCAAACAAAAAGGATTGGCCTAAGGGTATTGCCGTTTCATCAGCGCCGCTGGGAGGAACCTTTCACGTGTATGCTACAGCCTGGGCTAGTATAATTAACAAGAATCTGGGTATTGCGACTAATGTAGAAGCAACCGCTGGTCCAATTGCTAATCTTCAACTAGTCGATAATGGTCAGTCAGATGTTGGTTTAGTTACAATGGGTCCAGCATATGAAGCATACAATGGAATTGGCTGGACAGATAAAAAGCATCAAAATATAAGAACTATTTTCCCAATGTATGTTAGTTATTTACACTGGTTTGTAGCACCTAATACAAATATAAAAACGGTCGCTGACTTTGAAGGTAAGGTTGTAGGTACTGGAGCCAGGGGAGGAACGCCTGATTATTATACAGTAAAAATATTAGATGATTTAGGTATAAAAGCCTCCCGTATTATTAATAGCTCCTTTAGTGAGTATGCCAATTTAATGGCAGATAAAACTATACATGCTTTCGGTGTCTTTGCCCCCACAGGTCATCCAACTGGGGCAGAAGTTATAAGAACTCAAAACGCTAAAGTGATGGGCTTAGGAGAAAAGTCGAAGGAACTTGCTAAAAAATACGGGATTACAAGTGGAATTATGAAAGCCAAAAGTTACGAAGGACAGACCGAGGATATAGAAACTCTAACTATTTACAGCGCTTTCGCTGTGAATAAAAACCTTCCTGACAGCTTAGTTTACGAATTAGTAAAAACTACTTTTGAACAAAAAAACGAATTGCAAAAAGCAGTAATACAGGCCGCTGAACTAAATTTAGATATAGTACCGGATTCGATAACTGCTGTCCCTTTACATCCGGGAGCAATAAAATACTATGATGAAAAAGGTGTTAAGCTTCCAAAATCCGCATATCCCCCAGAATATTCGAAGTAA
- a CDS encoding SLC13 family permease: MSKSLLMYCSITILAVLLVLFLMPLSVAWPVKATTILLIVAIGLWIFQPIPLAASSIIVLVALFFLRIIPFNDVYQGFSNDALFILMTGMMIANGVNSTKLGHRIGLCIIMLFGSTAQRILLGIMVSLQVLAFIIPASAVRATLLLPIVLMIIDIFKKESPAENIKKLLLIGLAFGAMISGVGLITGAVVNPLTIEFIRQSTSYQMYYLDWMILTYPISILMTVAAWLVLVRVFKPEINKLPGGTTKIYSELTKLGKLSPEEKRCITILLITFLLWVTQKIHHLPVSAPALLAVALMVAPVTGITEWKKVVDINWGSILLYGASLSFGGALTSTGTAEYLAGMFLSLEIVKSILNSPLLAVAVITLFTQIYHLGFAGVTSCHVTLVPLIISAAVKIGANPVVFGLVAGIASLFGFILVVETLPNIVVFSSGGIEGKDLLKAGTLLSLLAVPVILVVVFLWWPLVGLSIW, from the coding sequence ATGAGCAAATCTTTGTTAATGTATTGTAGCATCACAATATTAGCAGTTTTATTGGTGCTATTTCTAATGCCGCTTAGTGTAGCCTGGCCTGTAAAAGCAACAACCATATTATTAATTGTTGCCATAGGATTATGGATTTTCCAGCCAATACCTCTGGCAGCATCTTCAATCATTGTACTAGTAGCGTTATTCTTTTTACGAATAATTCCTTTTAATGATGTTTATCAAGGATTTTCCAATGACGCCCTTTTTATTCTTATGACTGGCATGATGATTGCTAACGGAGTAAATTCTACAAAATTGGGGCATAGAATAGGACTATGCATAATAATGTTGTTTGGAAGTACTGCCCAAAGAATCCTTTTAGGTATTATGGTATCCCTCCAGGTATTAGCATTTATAATTCCTGCCTCAGCAGTACGTGCCACCCTTCTATTGCCTATTGTGCTAATGATTATTGATATATTTAAAAAAGAAAGCCCGGCGGAAAACATTAAGAAATTATTACTAATAGGCCTTGCTTTTGGCGCTATGATTAGTGGAGTTGGTCTTATCACGGGAGCCGTGGTGAACCCCTTGACAATTGAGTTTATCCGGCAGAGTACATCATATCAGATGTATTATCTTGACTGGATGATTTTAACTTATCCCATCTCCATTCTAATGACCGTTGCAGCATGGTTGGTCCTAGTCAGGGTATTTAAACCGGAAATCAACAAGCTTCCCGGTGGCACAACTAAAATTTACAGCGAATTAACAAAATTAGGAAAACTTAGTCCTGAAGAAAAAAGATGTATTACTATTCTCCTGATCACTTTTTTACTCTGGGTTACTCAGAAAATACATCACTTACCTGTATCAGCCCCCGCTTTACTGGCCGTTGCCTTAATGGTGGCACCTGTTACAGGTATTACCGAGTGGAAGAAAGTGGTTGATATAAATTGGGGTTCAATTCTTTTATATGGCGCAAGTTTGAGTTTTGGAGGAGCACTGACTTCCACAGGTACCGCAGAATATTTAGCGGGAATGTTTTTATCATTAGAAATAGTGAAAAGTATACTAAATAGTCCACTATTAGCGGTAGCAGTAATAACTCTTTTTACTCAGATTTATCATCTAGGGTTTGCAGGTGTTACCTCCTGTCATGTAACGCTTGTGCCTCTTATAATTTCTGCTGCTGTAAAAATCGGTGCAAATCCTGTGGTGTTTGGTTTAGTTGCAGGAATCGCTTCATTGTTTGGTTTTATTCTAGTAGTAGAAACTTTGCCCAATATTGTGGTTTTTTCCTCAGGTGGTATTGAAGGAAAGGATTTACTTAAAGCTGGCACGTTATTGTCACTACTGGCTGTACCCGTGATCCTGGTTGTGGTTTTCTTATGGTGGCCTTTAGTAGGTCTTAGTATCTGGTAA
- a CDS encoding NAD(P)-dependent oxidoreductase, producing the protein MKDLIFIAEKINPPLLKKLEETKLCEMFIDETLWQRQEELIGKVKDATIIVAKTLTQITKDVIEAAPGLKLIARDGIGLENVDVDTATAKGIPITMPMGANAVTVAEFAVGLTLSLLRQIVFSHVPLKTTGEWQRFKFFGKTTELYGKTVGIVGLGAIGYQTARRLQGFGVKILGYDPYVGKNRALEVGCEMTNLQELLAQSDVVILHAPQTAETTGMIGEAELKLMKNTAYIVNVARAPLIQHEALYKALSEKWIAGAALDVFHKEPINPDDPLLQLDNVIVTPHHAGGSIESTQRMAEYTFEDIVRALKGEPVLHYVNIPMLRK; encoded by the coding sequence ATGAAAGATTTAATTTTTATTGCTGAGAAAATCAATCCACCCTTACTAAAAAAGTTAGAAGAAACAAAATTATGTGAAATGTTTATTGATGAAACATTATGGCAAAGACAGGAAGAACTTATCGGAAAAGTTAAGGACGCCACTATTATCGTTGCCAAAACTTTAACTCAAATCACCAAAGATGTGATTGAAGCGGCGCCTGGTTTAAAACTAATTGCCAGGGATGGTATAGGTCTGGAAAACGTTGATGTGGACACTGCTACAGCAAAAGGTATTCCTATAACGATGCCTATGGGTGCTAACGCTGTAACTGTAGCTGAGTTTGCGGTAGGTCTTACCTTGTCATTATTAAGGCAGATTGTCTTCTCTCATGTTCCTTTGAAGACCACAGGAGAATGGCAGCGTTTTAAGTTTTTTGGAAAAACCACTGAACTTTACGGGAAGACAGTGGGTATTGTTGGCTTAGGGGCAATAGGCTATCAAACTGCCCGGAGACTGCAGGGCTTTGGTGTGAAGATTTTGGGATACGACCCTTATGTAGGGAAAAACAGGGCCTTGGAAGTTGGCTGCGAGATGACTAATTTACAGGAATTATTGGCTCAATCAGACGTTGTCATTTTACATGCCCCCCAAACAGCCGAAACTACAGGCATGATTGGGGAAGCAGAACTAAAGTTAATGAAAAACACTGCTTATATCGTCAACGTGGCCCGCGCACCATTGATTCAACACGAAGCCTTATATAAAGCATTATCAGAAAAATGGATCGCAGGTGCAGCCCTGGATGTATTCCATAAGGAACCCATCAATCCTGATGATCCTCTTTTGCAACTTGATAATGTAATTGTCACTCCCCATCATGCCGGAGGTAGTATCGAATCAACTCAGCGAATGGCTGAATATACGTTTGAAGATATCGTAAGGGCCCTCAAAGGTGAGCCTGTCTTGCATTATGTGAATATTCCGATGTTGAGGAAATAG
- a CDS encoding aldehyde ferredoxin oxidoreductase family protein, translating into MASKKFPYGGYKGQILRIDLSTMKIINEPLDPQLAEKFLGGNGLAAYYLYKEIPPKIDAYDKRNKIAIMTGPIAGTILPLCSRVGVFGKSPLTDMFFDSYAGGYFAPELKFAGYDGILIEGKAENPVYLWIDDGKVEFCSAERLWGKGIYETQRLIKEELNDEEVQIAVIGPAGENLVRYAGVFFGVRAAGRGGLGAVLGSKNLKAIAVRGSSDITVYDHEGLVELSEKVIQQIMKNPVSGKTYYEFGTTPNVMAGNLAGVLGTRNWQTEVFPEAEKINGVAFKNTLVKRNKACYNCPMMCGKIAEVNDGPYQGAVTEGPEYETLFSLGSLCGVSDLKAIALGDRLCDDYGMDTLSAGAAVAFAMELYERGILSLKDTGGIDLKFANAEAMLEMLKLISERKGLGDILAEGTRRAAQIIGKGSEDYAVHIKGLEPAGHSARAHKGLGMGYAVATRGGSHHDPRPKAERSGEVDRVTTEGKGQYVAIINNMTAATDSFIICHMAENFLGFFDITEVHSRAIKLVTGLNFGVDGIRTLGERVWNLERAFNCREGKRREDDTLPKRFLTEPIPEGPSAGLYITEEQLEKMKDDYYAFRGWDLQTGIPTKEKLKELGLEFTIKDLWD; encoded by the coding sequence GAGGGTATAAAGGGCAAATTTTACGCATTGATCTCTCAACGATGAAAATAATTAATGAACCTTTAGATCCTCAATTAGCTGAAAAATTTTTAGGGGGGAATGGGCTAGCTGCCTATTATTTATACAAGGAAATACCTCCTAAGATTGACGCTTATGACAAAAGAAATAAAATTGCCATTATGACGGGTCCCATAGCCGGTACCATACTGCCTCTTTGTTCCCGTGTGGGGGTCTTTGGTAAATCTCCGCTAACTGATATGTTTTTTGACAGTTATGCTGGCGGTTACTTTGCGCCCGAACTAAAGTTTGCCGGTTATGACGGTATTCTTATTGAAGGTAAAGCTGAAAACCCCGTTTATCTATGGATCGATGATGGAAAGGTAGAGTTTTGTTCTGCTGAAAGATTATGGGGTAAAGGTATTTATGAGACACAGCGACTAATTAAAGAAGAGCTCAACGACGAAGAAGTGCAGATTGCCGTAATAGGTCCTGCTGGTGAAAATTTGGTTCGTTATGCCGGGGTTTTCTTTGGAGTGAGGGCTGCAGGAAGGGGCGGGCTTGGGGCCGTTTTAGGATCGAAAAACCTGAAAGCCATCGCAGTTAGGGGATCTTCTGATATAACTGTTTATGACCACGAGGGATTAGTTGAGCTTAGTGAAAAAGTTATTCAGCAAATTATGAAAAATCCAGTGTCAGGAAAGACTTATTATGAATTTGGTACTACACCAAATGTAATGGCCGGAAACCTGGCCGGCGTATTGGGCACCAGGAACTGGCAGACTGAAGTATTTCCTGAGGCAGAGAAAATTAACGGCGTAGCTTTTAAGAATACACTTGTGAAAAGAAATAAGGCCTGTTACAACTGTCCCATGATGTGTGGCAAAATTGCGGAAGTAAATGATGGACCTTATCAGGGTGCTGTTACAGAAGGGCCGGAGTATGAAACATTATTTAGTTTGGGTTCATTATGCGGTGTTAGTGACCTGAAAGCTATTGCTCTTGGCGACAGACTATGTGATGACTATGGGATGGATACACTTTCTGCAGGAGCAGCAGTTGCCTTTGCCATGGAATTATATGAGAGAGGTATTTTGTCTCTGAAAGATACAGGCGGGATCGACCTTAAATTTGCTAATGCCGAAGCAATGCTGGAAATGCTAAAGCTAATTTCGGAGCGCAAGGGATTAGGAGATATCTTAGCTGAGGGGACTAGAAGAGCCGCACAAATTATCGGAAAGGGTTCGGAAGACTATGCTGTACATATTAAAGGTCTTGAACCTGCCGGCCACTCAGCCCGGGCCCATAAAGGATTGGGGATGGGTTATGCCGTTGCTACCCGGGGTGGCAGTCACCACGACCCCAGGCCCAAAGCAGAACGCAGCGGAGAGGTTGACCGGGTAACTACCGAAGGCAAAGGACAATATGTCGCCATTATTAATAATATGACGGCAGCTACAGATTCCTTTATTATTTGCCACATGGCTGAAAATTTTTTAGGTTTTTTTGATATTACAGAGGTCCATTCTCGAGCAATTAAACTGGTAACCGGTTTAAATTTTGGCGTAGATGGAATAAGGACGCTGGGAGAAAGGGTGTGGAACCTGGAAAGGGCCTTCAATTGTCGAGAAGGTAAGAGAAGGGAAGATGATACTCTGCCGAAAAGATTCCTAACGGAGCCCATTCCGGAGGGCCCCAGTGCCGGATTATATATTACTGAAGAACAGCTGGAAAAAATGAAAGATGATTATTATGCTTTCAGAGGCTGGGACCTTCAGACTGGTATTCCCACTAAAGAGAAGTTAAAGGAATTAGGATTAGAATTTACTATAAAAGATTTATGGGACTAA